One Mus musculus strain C57BL/6J chromosome Y, GRCm38.p6 C57BL/6J DNA segment encodes these proteins:
- the Rbmy gene encoding RNA-binding motif protein, Y chromosome, family 1 member A1: protein MAETNQPGKIFIGGLNIKTRQKTLQEIFGRFGPVARVILMRDRETKKSRGFAFLTFRRLADAKNAVKEMNGVILDGKRIKVKQARRPSSLESGSKKRPPSFSRTRGASRILKCGRGGRSRARSGPSCEGNLGGDRYTPNFNVSSSGRHFAVKRNPSSKRDDPPSKRSATSAQTRSNTGLRGREPHRREISRNMPRGEPASSRRDEYPLPRDYGQSSNDRKYESTSRGYCDYGNYHSREESASKVFSDHAGYLGGRDRDFSEYLSGNSYRDTYRSYGRFHEAPSARGGNNRYDDYSNSQDGYGGRGEPYISNRSNIYSSDYERSGRQEVLPPPIDREYFDREGRQERGHSPKDGLYSASRESYSSNTKIWGIPWRSWRKQI from the exons ATGGCAGAAACTAATCAGCCTGGGAAAATTTTTATAGGAGGCCTCAACATAAAGACCAGACAAAAGACTCTTCAAGAAATATTTGGGAGATTTGGACCAGTAGCACGTg TTATTTTGATGAGAGATCGTGAAACTAAGAAGTCTAGAGGCTTTGCTTTCCTTACTTTCCGACGCCTTGCAGATGCTAAGAATGCTGTCAAAGAAATGAATGGAGTG ATTTTGGATGGAAAAAGAATTAAAGTAAAACAAGCCAGGAGACCATCATCACTTGAAAGTGGTAGCAAGAAGAGACCACCATCCTTTTCAAGAACCAGAGGTGCTTCAAGAATTCTGaaatgtggaagaggaggaagaagcagagcaAGAAGTGGTCCTTCATGTGAAGGGAACTTGG GTGGTGATAGATATACTCCTAATTTCAATGTGAGTTCTTCTGGGAGACACTTTGCAGTTAAAAGAAATCCATCTTCAAAAAGGGATGATCCCCCTTCTAAAAGATCTGCAACTTCTGCTCAGACAAGAAGCAATACTGGACTAAGAGGACGAG AACCACATCGAAGAGAGATTTCTAGAAATATGCCAAGAGGAGAGCCGGCGTCTTCCAGAAGAGATGAGTATCCATTACCAAGGGATTATGGCCAGTCTTCTAATGATAG GAAATATGAATCAACATCCAGAGGATACTGTGACTATGGCAATTACCACTCTCGGGAAGAAAGTGCATCTAAAGTCTTCAG TGATCATGCTGGCTATCTTGGAGGACGTGATAGAGATTTCTCTGAATATTTAAGTGGAAATTCatacagagatacatacagaAGTTATG GAAGATTCCATGAGGCACCATCTGCAAGAGGTGGAAACAACCGCTATGATGACTATAGTAACTCACAAGATGGATATGGTGGAAGAGGAGAACCATACATAAGCAACCGAAGTAACATATACTCAAGTGACTATGAACGTAGTGGTAGACAAGAAGTGCTTCCACCACCTATTGATAGGGAATACTTTGACCGTGAGGGCAGACAGGAAAGAGGGCATTCACCTAAGGATGGGCTGTATAGTGCATCTCGTGAATCATACAGTAGTAATACCAAGATTTGGGGGATCCCATGGAGGTCGTGGAGAAAGCAGATATAA